The Tamandua tetradactyla isolate mTamTet1 chromosome 8, mTamTet1.pri, whole genome shotgun sequence genome includes a window with the following:
- the FIBIN gene encoding fin bud initiation factor homolog has translation MVLLKFLWMGFFCHLCQGYFEGPLYPEMSNGTLHHYFVPDGDYEENDDPEKCQLLFRVSDHRRCSQGEGSQASSLLSLTLREEFTVLGRQVEDAGRVLEGISKSITYDLDGEESYSKYLRRESYQIRDAYSNSGKSLTELESKFKQGQEQDSQQDSRLNEDFQGMLVHTRALLKETLDISVGLRDKYELLVLTIRSHGTRLGRLKNDYLKV, from the coding sequence ATGGTGCTTCTCAAGTTCCTCTGGATGGGTTTCTTCTGCCACCTGTGTCAGGGCTACTTCGAGGGCCCCCTCTACCCGGAGATGTCCAACGGGACCCTGCACCACTACTTCGTGCCCGATGGGGACTATGAGGAGAACGATGACCCTGAGAAGTGCCAACTGCTCTTCAGGGTGAGTGACCACCGGCGCTGCTCCCAGGGGGAGGGGAGCCAGGCCAGCAGCCTGCTGAGCCTCACCCTGCGGGAGGAGTTCACGGTGCTGGGCCGCCAGGTGGAGGATGCCGGGCGAGTCCTGGAAGGCATCAGTAAGAGCATCACCTACGACCTGGACGGGGAGGAGAGCTACAGCAAGTACCTGCGGCGGGAGTCCTACCAGATCCGGGATGCCTACTCCAACTCCGGCAAGTCCCTCACGGAGCTGGAGAGCAAGTTCAAGCAGGGCCAGGAGCAGGACAGCCAGCAGGACAGCAGGCTCAACGAGGACTTCCAGGGGATGCTGGTCCACACCAGGGCCCTGCTGAAAGAAACGCTGGACATCTCCGTGGGGCTCAGGGACAAATATGAGCTGCTGGTCCTCACCATCAGGAGCCACGGGACCCGGCTGGGTCGGCTGAAGAACGATTACCTCAAGGTGTAG